One window of Chryseobacterium indologenes genomic DNA carries:
- a CDS encoding OmpA family protein, with amino-acid sequence MNFNKTYVGALFLSSALLLTSCEAVQNSNHQQRGTAVGVASGAVLGGILGNNVGKGGNGAIGAVLGGIIGGVAGNVIGNKMDKQARDIKETLPGAQVERVGDGIKVTMNESIVNFAFDSSNLTSLAQTNLDKLAQVLANNPDTNINIYGYTDSVGKDAYNLSLSQRRADAVKAYLVGKGIASGRMFTKGEGKNMPVASNDTDEGRAKNRRVEFAITANEKMINDAKQGQ; translated from the coding sequence ATGAATTTTAATAAAACATACGTAGGAGCCCTTTTCTTGTCATCAGCATTATTATTGACAAGTTGTGAGGCGGTTCAGAATTCAAATCACCAACAAAGAGGTACAGCAGTAGGTGTTGCTTCAGGAGCAGTACTTGGAGGTATCTTGGGTAATAATGTAGGAAAAGGAGGAAACGGAGCCATTGGTGCTGTATTAGGTGGTATTATCGGTGGTGTAGCTGGTAATGTTATCGGTAACAAAATGGATAAGCAAGCCAGAGATATTAAAGAAACTTTACCAGGTGCTCAGGTAGAAAGAGTAGGAGACGGTATTAAAGTAACAATGAATGAAAGCATAGTTAACTTTGCATTTGACTCTTCAAACCTTACTTCTCTTGCACAGACTAACCTTGATAAGCTGGCTCAGGTATTAGCAAATAACCCGGATACTAATATCAATATCTACGGATATACAGACAGCGTAGGTAAAGATGCTTACAATTTGTCGCTTTCTCAAAGAAGAGCAGATGCGGTAAAAGCTTATTTAGTAGGGAAAGGAATTGCTTCAGGCAGAATGTTCACAAAAGGTGAAGGTAAAAATATGCCGGTTGCAAGCAACGATACTGATGAAGGAAGAGCTAAAAACAGAAGAGTTGAGTTTGCGATCACTGCAAATGAAAAAATGATTAATGATGCCAAGCAAGGGCAGTAA
- a CDS encoding SDR family NAD(P)-dependent oxidoreductase: MIVLGSTSEVAQAFVEKALQEGEKFEKIYLFTSNKETTERFARHIDVKFLQQAEVIELDLTKEIDYNRFDNINSNVLFCAVGYLGEGTEEGLYDNRNTERIIDINYSKLVPVMNYFAHKFESRRSGTIIGLSSVAGDRGRQSNFIYGSAKAAFTAYLSGLRNYLFDKKVHVLTIKPGFMATKMTEGLPLNPKLTATPKQAAACIYKAFKKERNVAYVLPVWSIIMMIIRNIPEFIFKKLKL, encoded by the coding sequence ATGATAGTTCTGGGAAGTACATCTGAAGTGGCACAGGCTTTTGTGGAAAAAGCACTTCAGGAAGGAGAAAAGTTTGAAAAAATCTATCTTTTTACCTCAAATAAAGAAACTACAGAACGCTTCGCAAGACATATTGATGTGAAGTTTCTGCAGCAGGCAGAAGTTATTGAACTGGATCTGACCAAAGAAATTGATTACAACAGATTTGATAATATCAATTCAAATGTATTATTTTGTGCCGTAGGATATTTGGGGGAAGGAACGGAAGAAGGACTGTATGACAACAGGAATACGGAACGGATCATAGACATTAATTATTCAAAACTGGTTCCTGTGATGAACTATTTTGCTCATAAATTTGAAAGCAGAAGATCCGGAACGATCATTGGGCTTTCATCAGTGGCAGGAGACAGGGGAAGACAGAGTAATTTTATTTATGGAAGTGCAAAAGCAGCATTTACAGCCTATTTGAGCGGTTTGAGAAACTATCTTTTTGATAAAAAAGTACATGTTCTTACGATAAAACCTGGGTTTATGGCAACTAAAATGACAGAAGGCCTGCCTTTGAACCCGAAACTGACAGCAACACCGAAACAGGCAGCTGCCTGTATTTATAAAGCCTTCAAAAAGGAGAGAAACGTGGCATATGTTTTGCCGGTTTGGAGTATTATTATGATGATTATCAGGAATATACCTGAGTTTATATTCAAGAAATTAAAGCTTTAA
- a CDS encoding FAD-binding oxidoreductase, producing the protein MKPNFTQKVTNWGNFPVVEKEMRSEESFKKIKEFVLNHNEIIARGNGRCYGDASLGESIFSTKKLNKFINFDRLNGVIECESGVLLSDVLEIAVPQGYFLYVTPGTKFVSVGGAIASDVHGKNHHAEGCFSEYVIEFKLMTESGEIITCSREENSEKFWATIGGMGLTGIILTAKFKLKNIESAYIRQESIKAENLDEIFKLFDESENWTYTVAWIDCLQKGKNIGRSILMRGEHAFQHELPQKFSKTPLRLKKKLSPTVPFYFPGFVLNALTVKVFNWLYYKKQSKKEVKNFIDYETFFYPLDAINDWNKIYGKSGFIQYQMVIPKEAGKEGMKRILETIAKSGNGSFLAVLKLFGKHNPDAYNSFPVEGYTLALDFKVNSKLKKLVDQLDAIVQEFGGRIYLTKDSMSRSSLTNYLKNIQNPKFVSLQHKRIINNNS; encoded by the coding sequence ATGAAGCCGAATTTCACACAGAAAGTTACAAACTGGGGTAATTTCCCGGTAGTGGAGAAAGAAATGAGATCAGAGGAAAGTTTCAAAAAAATAAAAGAATTTGTACTCAATCACAACGAAATTATTGCCAGAGGAAACGGAAGATGTTATGGAGATGCTTCGTTGGGAGAATCTATATTTTCAACAAAAAAATTAAATAAGTTTATCAATTTTGACCGTTTAAACGGAGTGATAGAATGTGAATCCGGAGTGCTGCTTTCAGATGTTCTGGAAATTGCTGTTCCACAGGGATATTTTCTGTATGTTACTCCGGGTACAAAATTTGTATCAGTAGGAGGCGCAATAGCTTCTGATGTTCATGGAAAAAACCATCATGCAGAAGGATGTTTCTCAGAATATGTGATTGAATTTAAACTCATGACAGAGAGCGGGGAGATCATTACCTGTTCCAGAGAAGAAAATTCAGAGAAATTCTGGGCTACCATTGGTGGAATGGGACTTACAGGGATTATTCTTACGGCAAAATTTAAGCTTAAAAATATAGAATCCGCATACATTCGTCAGGAAAGCATCAAAGCGGAAAATCTGGATGAAATATTTAAACTGTTTGATGAAAGTGAAAACTGGACTTATACCGTTGCATGGATCGATTGTCTTCAGAAAGGGAAAAACATTGGAAGAAGTATCCTGATGAGAGGTGAACATGCTTTTCAACATGAACTTCCCCAGAAATTTTCGAAAACTCCTTTGAGATTAAAGAAAAAATTATCGCCTACAGTTCCTTTTTATTTTCCGGGATTTGTGCTGAATGCCCTAACGGTAAAAGTTTTCAACTGGCTATACTATAAAAAACAGTCTAAGAAAGAAGTTAAAAACTTTATTGATTACGAAACATTTTTCTATCCTTTGGATGCTATTAATGATTGGAACAAAATCTACGGAAAATCCGGTTTTATACAATATCAGATGGTAATTCCTAAAGAAGCGGGAAAAGAAGGGATGAAAAGAATCCTTGAAACAATCGCGAAAAGTGGAAACGGATCATTCCTGGCAGTTTTAAAGCTCTTTGGAAAACACAATCCGGATGCTTACAACTCATTCCCTGTTGAAGGGTATACACTGGCACTGGATTTTAAAGTCAATTCAAAACTGAAAAAACTGGTAGACCAGCTTGATGCAATTGTTCAGGAGTTCGGAGGAAGAATTTACCTCACCAAAGACAGTATGAGCAGATCATCGCTTACCAATTATCTGAAAAATATTCAAAATCCTAAATTTGTGTCTTTACAGCACAAAAGAATCATAAACAACAACTCATAA
- a CDS encoding decaprenyl-phosphate phosphoribosyltransferase, whose protein sequence is MKKYLKLLRVEQWVKNLFVFVPLFFSGNITNIDLLTKSIFAFVIFSLAASVVYILNDYNDIEADRKHPEKRRRPLASGAISKATAIGILIGLVITDIVLVFFTQLYFHELLWKFAIIIGFYVMMNLAYTFRLKHVPIIDIFIIAIGFVLRVLAGGYITGISISQWAILLTFVLALVLAIGKRRGELINAQVSGKTRKALDGYNVQFADIALSISITLAIVCYLMFTLSPEVQERFHERVFYTVIFVVFALLRYLQQTLVYNRTESPTKIVYRDRYIQVTLVLWVAAFLIQIYFKK, encoded by the coding sequence ATGAAGAAATATTTAAAGCTGCTCCGTGTAGAGCAATGGGTGAAAAACCTTTTTGTATTTGTCCCTCTTTTCTTTTCAGGTAATATTACCAACATAGATCTGCTTACCAAAAGCATTTTCGCATTTGTTATATTTTCGCTTGCGGCCAGTGTTGTGTATATCCTGAATGATTACAATGATATTGAAGCAGACAGAAAACATCCTGAAAAAAGGAGAAGACCTTTAGCCAGTGGGGCTATTTCAAAAGCAACAGCTATAGGAATCCTTATCGGTCTGGTTATTACAGATATTGTTCTTGTATTTTTCACACAGCTCTACTTCCATGAGTTGCTTTGGAAGTTTGCTATCATCATCGGTTTCTATGTGATGATGAATCTGGCATATACATTTAGACTGAAACATGTTCCGATTATCGATATCTTTATTATCGCTATAGGATTTGTACTTCGTGTATTGGCTGGAGGTTATATTACAGGTATCAGTATTTCACAATGGGCTATTCTCTTAACATTTGTACTGGCACTCGTGCTTGCAATTGGAAAAAGAAGGGGAGAGCTGATCAACGCACAGGTTTCAGGAAAAACAAGAAAGGCATTGGATGGATATAATGTTCAGTTTGCAGACATTGCATTATCCATTTCTATTACACTGGCTATTGTGTGTTACCTGATGTTTACTCTGTCACCGGAAGTTCAGGAAAGATTCCATGAAAGAGTTTTTTATACGGTAATCTTCGTGGTTTTTGCCTTATTAAGATACCTTCAGCAGACTTTGGTCTACAACAGAACAGAATCTCCCACAAAAATTGTGTACAGAGACCGCTATATACAGGTTACCCTGGTACTTTGGGTGGCTGCATTTTTAATTCAAATTTATTTTAAGAAATGA
- a CDS encoding S8 family serine peptidase, giving the protein MKKVLLAAVFLAGFSFSFAQESKAKSIDPNEDKDLMTWYHKDFATSKVYGVNTANAYKYLESKGLKPKTVVVGVLDSGVQVDHPGLVKNLWSNPNEIPGNGKDDDGNGYIDDVHGWNFIGGKNGDVDIDNMEVTRVVAKYKPVFEGTDSTKNKANQAQMKEEFDMYMKAKDMFNKKSIEAQQNFKTYSMLNELIPNMVKLLGGKPVTAETLSTIKAPTDQKDAIALEFLGQISQSPEFKGKSSAEFEKKMKEEMKEAIDHFAPAAKQYDLSYDTRKEIVGDNYDDYSEKSYGNNHYEGPDAEHGTHVAGIIAGLPQGKEIQHGVASKVAKIMSVRTVPNGDERDKDVANAIRYAVDNGAKVLNMSFGKPVSPGKNVVWDAFKYAEDKGVLLVKAAGNENEDVAEHLAYPTNFKNVTDEKPFVSNVLVVGASTNKNNALRADFSNYNKKMVNVFAPGEEIYSTVPKNEYKYLQGTSMASPVVAGGAAVLLAYMPDLKPYQIIEALVKSSNVSTANGFTDQSQAGGVIDLKKAAEYAYTNFYKGKPASPAKPSKSVKKAVKK; this is encoded by the coding sequence ATGAAAAAGGTATTATTAGCTGCAGTTTTTTTAGCAGGTTTTAGTTTCTCTTTTGCACAGGAATCTAAAGCTAAAAGTATTGATCCAAACGAAGATAAAGATCTGATGACATGGTATCATAAAGATTTTGCAACTTCAAAAGTATATGGAGTAAATACGGCAAATGCTTATAAATACTTAGAATCTAAAGGACTGAAGCCTAAAACCGTTGTGGTAGGAGTTTTGGATAGTGGAGTACAGGTAGACCATCCCGGATTGGTAAAGAACCTTTGGTCAAACCCTAATGAAATTCCCGGAAATGGTAAAGATGATGACGGAAACGGATATATTGATGATGTACACGGTTGGAACTTCATAGGAGGTAAAAACGGTGATGTTGATATCGACAATATGGAAGTGACAAGAGTCGTTGCCAAATACAAACCTGTTTTTGAAGGAACTGATTCCACTAAAAATAAAGCAAATCAGGCTCAAATGAAAGAAGAGTTTGATATGTATATGAAGGCCAAAGATATGTTCAATAAAAAAAGTATCGAGGCTCAGCAGAATTTCAAAACCTATTCTATGCTGAACGAGCTGATTCCTAATATGGTAAAATTATTAGGAGGTAAGCCTGTCACTGCTGAAACGCTTTCAACAATTAAAGCCCCTACAGACCAGAAAGATGCAATCGCATTGGAATTCCTTGGCCAGATTTCTCAAAGTCCCGAATTCAAAGGAAAATCTTCCGCTGAATTTGAAAAGAAGATGAAAGAAGAAATGAAGGAGGCAATAGACCACTTTGCTCCGGCAGCAAAACAATATGACCTTTCCTATGATACCAGAAAAGAAATTGTAGGTGATAACTATGATGACTATTCTGAAAAAAGTTATGGTAACAACCATTACGAAGGACCGGATGCAGAACATGGAACTCACGTAGCGGGAATTATTGCAGGACTGCCGCAAGGAAAAGAAATTCAGCATGGGGTGGCTTCAAAGGTTGCTAAGATCATGTCTGTAAGAACAGTTCCGAATGGTGATGAAAGAGATAAAGACGTGGCTAACGCTATCAGATATGCAGTAGATAACGGAGCAAAAGTTTTAAATATGAGCTTCGGGAAACCTGTATCTCCAGGTAAAAATGTAGTTTGGGATGCTTTTAAATATGCTGAAGATAAAGGCGTTCTTTTAGTAAAAGCTGCAGGTAACGAAAATGAAGATGTCGCAGAACATTTGGCATATCCTACCAACTTTAAAAATGTTACTGATGAAAAACCATTTGTAAGCAACGTTCTTGTAGTAGGAGCAAGTACCAATAAAAACAATGCTTTAAGAGCCGATTTCTCTAACTACAATAAAAAAATGGTGAATGTTTTCGCTCCGGGAGAAGAAATCTATTCTACTGTTCCTAAAAACGAATATAAATACCTTCAGGGAACCTCTATGGCTTCTCCTGTTGTAGCCGGAGGAGCTGCTGTTTTATTAGCATATATGCCGGATCTTAAACCTTATCAGATCATTGAAGCGCTTGTAAAAAGCAGCAATGTAAGCACAGCAAACGGATTCACAGATCAATCGCAGGCAGGAGGGGTTATCGACCTTAAAAAAGCTGCAGAATACGCCTATACTAATTTCTACAAAGGAAAGCCGGCAAGTCCTGCTAAGCCTTCGAAATCCGTAAAAAAGGCTGTTAAAAAATAA
- a CDS encoding WbqC family protein, translating to MQDILLPAFYLPPISWFSVLLNPENEITLEQFESFPKQTYRNRANIYGANGKLSLIIPIHHNGKREFKDIEISYREDWRALHWKSIKTAYQSSPYFEYYEDKFRKIFELQEKYLLDFNLKGIEIIQQILKTEKAHSLNEEYIKNPESINFREKFSAKLPSEFQMEEYYQTFSDKLGFLEDLSVLDLICNKGPESLMYIKNVKQSY from the coding sequence ATGCAAGATATTTTATTACCGGCATTTTATTTGCCCCCAATTTCATGGTTTTCAGTATTGTTAAATCCTGAGAATGAAATTACATTGGAACAGTTTGAAAGCTTTCCCAAGCAGACTTACAGAAACAGAGCAAACATCTATGGAGCCAACGGAAAATTGTCTTTAATAATTCCTATCCATCATAACGGGAAAAGAGAATTTAAAGATATTGAAATCTCTTACCGCGAAGATTGGAGAGCCCTTCATTGGAAATCAATAAAGACAGCATATCAGAGTTCTCCTTATTTTGAATACTATGAAGATAAGTTCAGAAAAATATTTGAGCTTCAGGAAAAATACCTTCTTGATTTTAACCTTAAAGGGATAGAAATCATCCAACAGATATTGAAAACAGAAAAGGCACACTCTTTGAATGAAGAATATATCAAAAATCCTGAAAGTATTAATTTCAGAGAAAAGTTTTCGGCAAAGCTTCCTTCAGAGTTTCAAATGGAAGAATATTACCAGACATTTTCTGATAAACTAGGCTTTTTGGAAGACCTTTCGGTTCTTGACCTTATTTGTAATAAAGGCCCGGAATCACTGATGTATATAAAAAATGTAAAACAATCATATTAG
- a CDS encoding lipocalin family protein, producing the protein MKKLLLAGMLGTSLFAVSCSSVNKAATSQNQRADFLKMKGDWQIVSIDYDKGYKIKPFDEGADAQCFVGSHWRLIPNNWTGAYTLNGGGDCPAITQPIKFEVKDGNTFMFKKIASGTKAKQNTAGYTMTLTNQSTDQFSLQQDVPFEGGNVKVVYNFQRTGMK; encoded by the coding sequence ATGAAAAAGTTACTACTTGCAGGGATGTTGGGAACATCACTTTTTGCAGTTTCGTGTTCCTCTGTTAACAAAGCAGCTACATCTCAAAATCAAAGAGCCGACTTCCTGAAAATGAAAGGAGACTGGCAGATTGTAAGCATAGATTATGATAAAGGTTATAAAATTAAACCTTTTGACGAAGGTGCGGACGCACAGTGTTTCGTAGGAAGCCACTGGAGACTGATTCCTAACAACTGGACAGGAGCGTATACTTTAAATGGTGGTGGAGACTGCCCGGCAATTACACAGCCTATCAAGTTTGAAGTAAAAGACGGTAACACGTTTATGTTTAAAAAAATTGCTTCAGGTACTAAAGCAAAACAAAATACTGCGGGGTATACAATGACCTTAACTAACCAGTCTACAGATCAGTTTTCACTTCAGCAAGATGTTCCTTTTGAAGGAGGCAATGTAAAAGTAGTTTACAACTTCCAGAGAACAGGAATGAAATAA
- the lepB gene encoding signal peptidase I produces MFKSKIFNKVLLIGSFIVTLFIIAKLSGVLQYAFVPTAGNEPTIKKKSFIVMTNILPYAKFEMIAYNQNNLDYPQGVYVQRLIGTENDEILIKNGKLYINNTLIDKFNVKHSYKIDRGYANDLLFKGTEENEIFQIDDNYFITQLSDKELNDNFFHERFINPNTDQDIRKIYHKDWNADNFGPIKVPSGKLFFLGDNRNASLDSRYLGFIDEKDAVGRVIYPRN; encoded by the coding sequence GTGTTTAAAAGTAAAATATTTAATAAAGTCCTTTTAATAGGCAGCTTTATTGTAACTCTTTTTATTATTGCAAAACTCTCCGGGGTTTTGCAATATGCTTTTGTACCAACGGCAGGCAATGAACCTACCATCAAAAAAAAGTCATTTATTGTGATGACTAACATCCTTCCTTATGCTAAGTTTGAAATGATTGCTTACAATCAGAATAATTTAGATTACCCTCAAGGTGTCTATGTGCAAAGATTAATAGGAACGGAAAATGATGAGATTTTAATTAAGAATGGAAAATTATACATTAATAACACATTGATAGATAAGTTTAATGTGAAGCATTCTTATAAAATAGACAGAGGCTATGCAAATGATCTCCTGTTTAAAGGAACTGAAGAAAATGAAATCTTTCAGATTGATGATAATTACTTCATTACCCAGTTAAGTGATAAAGAACTTAATGATAATTTCTTTCATGAAAGGTTTATAAATCCAAATACAGATCAGGATATTCGCAAAATTTATCATAAAGATTGGAATGCAGATAACTTTGGACCAATAAAAGTTCCAAGTGGAAAATTATTCTTTTTAGGAGATAATCGTAATGCAAGTTTAGATTCCCGTTATTTAGGCTTTATTGATGAGAAGGATGCTGTAGGACGAGTAATTTACCCTAGAAACTAG
- a CDS encoding DUF5683 domain-containing protein codes for MKKIFFTFFLCIAALAYSQVKPIDTVRMQTPPKEESRVVKPGKTEAKIIEDLEKANGPTVKTIKLNPTRAGLYSAVLPGLGQFYNKKYWKIPIVWGAVGAGVGIAVWNDNQYKKYREYYIAKLNGTPNEFVDSHPFLDKRALGNAQDRAKRQRDYAIAITGLIYILNIVDAVVDAHLYESRHDPDLVFKPSVIQDQYGYSAPKTGFSLSYRF; via the coding sequence ATGAAGAAAATATTTTTCACATTTTTCTTGTGTATTGCTGCATTGGCCTATTCACAAGTGAAACCTATTGATACCGTTCGGATGCAGACTCCTCCGAAAGAGGAATCCCGTGTGGTAAAACCTGGCAAAACAGAAGCAAAGATCATTGAAGATCTTGAAAAAGCCAATGGTCCCACAGTAAAAACCATAAAATTGAATCCCACCAGAGCAGGATTGTATTCTGCCGTTTTACCGGGATTGGGACAGTTTTATAACAAAAAATACTGGAAGATTCCCATTGTCTGGGGAGCGGTAGGAGCCGGAGTTGGTATTGCTGTATGGAATGATAACCAATACAAAAAATACCGTGAATACTATATCGCAAAACTTAATGGTACCCCTAATGAATTTGTGGACAGCCACCCGTTTTTAGATAAAAGAGCATTGGGGAACGCACAGGACAGAGCGAAGAGACAAAGAGATTACGCCATTGCCATTACAGGACTTATTTATATTCTGAATATTGTAGATGCCGTAGTAGATGCACACCTTTACGAAAGCCGTCATGACCCGGATTTGGTTTTTAAGCCATCGGTTATTCAGGATCAGTATGGGTACAGTGCTCCAAAAACCGGGTTCAGTTTAAGTTATAGATTTTAG
- the dapB gene encoding 4-hydroxy-tetrahydrodipicolinate reductase, whose protein sequence is MKIALVGYGKMGKIIDEIAQKRGHEVVARLKETPTAENLNNPDVVIEFSLPEVAFENIKACLENKIPVICGTTGWLDQKEEIEKLAVENGTAFLYGSNFSLGVNLFFALNEKLADLMKNVDEYSCQLEEIHHIHKKDAPSGTAISIAEGIIQNNPKFDAWKLEETEGKQLGIFAVREDEVPGTHSVYYRSEVDEIEIKHTAFNRNGFALGAVVAAEWIKDKKGNFAMKDVLGL, encoded by the coding sequence ATGAAAATAGCATTAGTTGGTTACGGTAAAATGGGTAAGATCATTGATGAGATCGCGCAGAAAAGAGGTCATGAAGTAGTTGCCCGTCTTAAGGAAACCCCAACTGCTGAGAATCTTAATAATCCGGATGTTGTAATTGAATTCTCATTGCCTGAAGTGGCATTTGAAAACATCAAGGCTTGTCTTGAAAATAAAATTCCGGTGATCTGTGGAACTACAGGCTGGCTGGATCAGAAAGAAGAAATAGAAAAACTGGCTGTAGAAAACGGTACTGCATTTCTATATGGTTCCAACTTTAGTTTAGGAGTCAATTTATTTTTTGCTTTAAACGAAAAGCTTGCAGATCTCATGAAAAACGTAGATGAATACTCTTGCCAGCTGGAAGAGATTCACCACATCCATAAAAAAGATGCTCCAAGCGGAACCGCTATTTCCATTGCAGAAGGAATCATTCAGAACAATCCTAAATTCGATGCCTGGAAGTTGGAAGAAACAGAAGGAAAACAATTAGGAATTTTTGCAGTACGTGAAGATGAAGTTCCGGGAACTCACAGCGTATATTACAGAAGTGAAGTAGACGAAATCGAGATCAAGCACACTGCTTTCAACAGAAACGGTTTTGCGCTGGGAGCTGTGGTAGCTGCCGAGTGGATTAAAGATAAAAAAGGAAACTTCGCAATGAAAGACGTTTTAGGACTTTAA
- the lepB gene encoding signal peptidase I yields MNYFLTYTVYVLILSVLMGISSWKLFKKMGYSPLFAFIPFYNYFIILKETKHPKWWAILSYLPIVGPIMMSVFHLYLVKKFGKTLFKDQILTVILPFIYLAVINYSKDVELEDENANDLFLTDEEKNDKKKDTFVGSITFAVVFATIIHVFVTQPFGIPTGSMERTLLVGDFLFVNKWSYGYRLPMRPVAIPFLQGTIMDTGKKGNPKDDPKSYVDAVKLPYTRILQFSKPQKNDVVVFNYPQDSVHTAIDRKDPYVKRCVATAGDTFEMRAGRLFVNGKPETVLGDQEVQHRYIVTTDAQLDIPTLYKAYGFLPVQEFQQDNGGFIYGFQGLTDKTAKEIKELPHVLDMKEEVSPKGEAAVYYRDEAKTKIDTTQSIFPINKPWNQDWYGPLRIPKKGDVVAINQETLPTYQWIISEYEHNSLEKKNGKIFINGKEATQYTIQQDYYMMVGDNRDASLDARFFGFVPEENIVGKPMFTWMSLQGAFADSSSTYQAPFKIRWERMFKATNTGEANKTSYWWIAAMILILFFGWEYFVKLFRKKKTEE; encoded by the coding sequence ATGAATTATTTTTTAACTTATACAGTATATGTCCTCATACTATCCGTATTGATGGGGATTTCATCTTGGAAACTGTTCAAGAAAATGGGCTATAGCCCTTTATTTGCTTTTATCCCTTTCTATAACTATTTCATTATTCTGAAAGAAACAAAGCATCCGAAATGGTGGGCGATCCTGTCTTATCTTCCGATTGTAGGACCAATCATGATGTCCGTTTTCCACCTTTATCTGGTGAAAAAGTTTGGAAAAACCCTTTTCAAAGATCAGATTCTTACCGTGATCCTGCCATTTATTTATTTGGCGGTAATCAACTATTCTAAAGATGTAGAGTTAGAAGATGAAAATGCAAACGACCTGTTTCTTACGGACGAAGAGAAGAATGATAAAAAGAAAGATACATTCGTAGGTTCAATTACCTTTGCGGTAGTTTTTGCAACTATTATCCACGTTTTTGTAACACAGCCTTTCGGGATTCCTACAGGATCTATGGAAAGAACATTATTAGTGGGTGACTTCCTTTTTGTAAACAAATGGAGCTACGGGTACAGACTTCCGATGCGTCCGGTAGCAATACCTTTCCTTCAGGGGACGATTATGGATACAGGAAAAAAAGGTAACCCGAAAGATGATCCAAAATCTTACGTAGATGCAGTAAAGCTTCCTTACACAAGAATTTTACAATTCAGCAAGCCACAGAAAAATGATGTGGTGGTTTTCAACTATCCTCAGGATTCTGTACATACAGCCATTGACAGAAAAGACCCTTACGTAAAACGTTGTGTTGCTACAGCAGGTGACACCTTTGAAATGAGAGCCGGAAGACTTTTCGTAAACGGAAAGCCGGAAACTGTTTTGGGAGATCAGGAAGTACAGCACAGATATATTGTAACAACCGATGCTCAATTAGATATCCCAACCTTATATAAAGCTTATGGATTTTTGCCGGTTCAGGAGTTTCAACAGGATAATGGAGGATTCATTTATGGTTTTCAGGGCCTAACAGACAAGACAGCTAAAGAAATTAAAGAACTTCCTCATGTTCTGGATATGAAAGAAGAAGTTTCGCCAAAAGGAGAAGCTGCAGTATATTACAGAGACGAAGCCAAAACTAAAATTGATACTACACAATCTATTTTCCCGATCAACAAACCTTGGAATCAGGATTGGTACGGCCCGCTTAGAATTCCTAAAAAAGGTGATGTGGTGGCAATCAATCAGGAAACACTTCCAACCTATCAGTGGATTATTTCTGAATATGAGCACAACAGCTTAGAGAAGAAGAATGGGAAGATCTTTATCAACGGAAAAGAAGCAACCCAATATACTATTCAACAGGATTATTATATGATGGTAGGAGACAACAGAGATGCTTCATTAGATGCAAGATTCTTTGGTTTTGTTCCGGAAGAAAATATTGTAGGAAAACCGATGTTTACATGGATGAGCCTTCAGGGTGCTTTTGCAGACAGCAGTTCTACTTATCAGGCACCATTCAAAATCCGTTGGGAAAGAATGTTCAAAGCAACCAATACAGGAGAAGCTAACAAAACTTCTTACTGGTGGATTGCAGCGATGATCTTGATCCTGTTCTTCGGGTGGGAGTATTTCGTGAAATTATTCAGAAAGAAAAAAACTGAAGAATAG